TTGAGTAGCCAATCTTAAAACTTTAACTTTAATCAAGACCTTAACAGTGCAAAGCTAACAAAGGAAACGCCCAAATTCAGACAAGTCCTCTGAAGCCATGAATGAAGAGAAACGTGTGGAACATTGCTACACTGTGAATCAACATATGCACATCGGGCTGTCATTCATGTATCTCTCAGGCATTCTGATCACAATCTCATTTGCCTCATTCCATACAAGCAAAAGCATATAAAGCAACCCTGCTGTAACAACACTAAGTAGCTAGACCAGTGAATCCGTTATTAAGCTACAAAGTTGATTTGACAACACATCCTGAAGCTGGAAGAGATGTGCTACATGAACAACAAAGACACCATCAGTTCCTGTCAAAAGAGCAGTTTTATAACCAGAGTGAGGATGACTCAGCATTCTTTTAAAGCTAAATATAGAATTGTAGAGGAGAATTGAGCTGGTTCTAATTACCTGTTAACTCACCAACAACAAGGGGTGAGCAATAACGTGCTACatttactttgttacatttactttgttacatttactttgttacatttacttgagtaacaTTTTGGAGGAAAACAATACTtctaagagtaggtttaactggccatacttatatgctactcttactcaagttaattgttaatcacagaaatgtacttttacttcactATATTCGGTGGAGTTCCTcctgttactgttaaatgttattgaatgtgtgcagttttaataattagtttataacAATACAATGAGGTCGAGAgtctgcagtggtctgaatgcggaagaaaaaaatgtataagtGCATTATAAATCATAAATGAATAGAATTTTATCAGAATCATTTGATTTCTAGAGGAATTCGGACACTGTGCCCGTCGCAGTGAatgatggaggaggagagaaatattacacatacacacgccaCACGAGTGGGGGAATTTGAGACACACGTGCCCAGAGGCGGAGTTCAGCTTTTTCAGCAGTGAGGGCGTTATTGGTAACAGCGTTAGGAGTTCATTTTATCGAAATCTAAACACGTAGCGACTCAGGAGTTCAgtctatttatttttcagtaggACTCGACTGATTCTCCTCTATATTTACTGTAACAGGGATGTCCCCATTCGCTGGAGACGTCTTGCGCGCGCGCGTGGTTTGTAAGTATGATTCAATTCACACTACACAAACCGAATCTTAGTCTgtcttttatctagctgtcattGCAGACCGCGAGGTCACACATCGGACTGTAGTAACGATTTGAGAAACACCCGCAaaccaccaccccccccccccccccccccccccttctggggattaataaaatattgtcttatcttatcttttcTTATCTTGTCTTATCTTGTCTTATATTATTATCTTATGTCATTGTGCCATTGTGTTTTACTGATGTCCTAATAATAACTGAAATGGCCTTTACCTCATCTGCATTCTAACTACCTAATAAAGTATACACATAGAGAAAGATATAATGAAGGAAACAAATATTTGGTCAACATTGTATGAACGCCATGTAAGCAGGTCCACAGGTTCGCATAAATAACACATAAGTTTGCTCTCTGCTGCTGAAGTCTTtttagttttcttcttttttttttcctataaacgaaattacatttcattattagGGTTGGTTACAATGACTCTGTCACATCAAATATGGTTTAAATGTCATAACAAATATGTTTggcatttttctttatttactgtTATACAGTCATCTGTATCTACTTTCTGTGGCTACACAAAGTCGAGGGCAATGACTGTTCTGCCAAGTCTGATCCGAATGGCATGACGTTTCATCTACTTGAGGACGTAGCTTCCTGTAATGAATACAATTGGTGTGTTGATGTGAGTATAAACAATTTGTGAAATATTCTCCTTTATGTCTGTGATCGTGTTCTTGTCAGTGTCTCTTACGTCGGAACCTCGACATGTGACATGACTGATTATctgttttcacatttatttatgaaaatagtTCCTCCGAGTTATTGTGCCACAATTGATTTAAGCCGGTGGTAGACTTCTATATCTTAATCTAAATGAAATCTGATGGTGTTCAAAATGTAAATACCTCCTCGGACCAACTTCTACAACGGTTAACCAAACATCTCGATTCACTAATTAGCTAGTAACTACTAATATATTAATTCTATCTCTATATTTCCATTGTAGCTAGCTGTAATAATATTCTGAAGCTCCCTTTTTAATATTCCAGTTTATGACAATATGTAAATGTTATCTGAACTGCAAATTGTAATAAAAACTGGAACACTAATGGCTTGTTTGGCCTTCCACTTGATGCATTACGAACTTGTGTACACAatgaatcactgtatatgttcTGGGATGATATAGTCTTAGGTCACAAGTTTTAGAGCTTTAATTATAgctgaaaggataaaaatgaCAACTCTAATGTTTTAcatgtgtgtaactgtgttttTCAGAATACTGTGGTGGCCAATGAAGATCATTTTAATGACATGATGGTTCTCAGCAAAGATCGTCGTAGCATCACTTTTAAAACCTGTCCTAACAATCTTACATACAAAAATGTCTGTAACGGGGTGagtaatgacatttatttttttatcatataTACACTACAGTTGCAAGAAAACGTTTGTAAATCATAAACGGAGTTACGAGTGTTTTTGCATTGGTTATTCGTAAAAAGTGATCGGATCTTCATCTATGTCACAATTATAGCCAAACGCAATCTGACTAAACTAATAACATACACACAGCACTTTTCAGGTCTTTATTGAGCACATTGATTAATCATTAACAGTGCAGGCTGGAAAAATTAAcgtatgaataaattaatttagtAAAATTTTAGATCCTCATTTAGCAGCAACACCCTCTGCCCAGCATTTCCTGTAGCTGCTTATGAAAGTGAAAACCTATCAAGCCTACAAAAacacactacaaagtgaaactcgtaGTTCTTCCAGTAATTTTAGCGCGTCAATGTATGACCTGATCAggaaaagttggatttatcattaaacttgccttgggtgttgtcactgtttgtacaACGACCAGATCGATAAAATATGAAACTTTTCTTACTGgactagtttggtgtcgctagccaaggggaggcagaGCTAAgatatcactgtatgggtttagctgctacagtgccatgcagagcactttatctttccttatgctctgctcagatcatgttcacgtaaactggaactcatttatatagacatttacagtgagtgtgtacagaacagtgtgtttCTGATGGCAAAATGAATCTAATCAAAAATCCCTGCTTGCATTCATTTGTAATCGTAAACCTAAGATTTGTCTCTCTGTTTTCATTTCCACAGAAAATCATCAACTGCCCTTGTAAGTGCAATGCTAAAATCTTTCTCTTGATCCTAAACAGAAAttaataatgtacattattgtATAACATAGACCAAATGGTGCTGgcctagaaataaaaaaaaaggatttggCGAAAAGTTAATACGGTCCACTGCCTCATTTCAttcaattttgaaaaaagcaatATCAAAACCCAGTAGTATCGATTACTCAAATGTTTCTGACTAGAGCAGTAATTACTAGAATTCACAGGGGACCTGTAGTGCAGCATTCAAACTGCTACTGTGTTATACTCTATACGGCCTATCTGCTGCGTTCAATATGAGTCAGACTAGCGTACAAAATTATTCagaagtgtgtttttttctacTATCCTATTCTACCTTTAGAGCCAAGATAGGTTATTAGTGTTAATTGATAAAATAGAtaatactgctaataataataataaaataaatgctactattactaccactaccaatataataataataataataataataataataataataataataataataataatacaataataataatgttacaaGTTAAAGCTAACAAAAATACTAATGTGGCCGAGGAAGAAATTAAGTTTGTGACTCAAATATAGATTCAGTCATCACTGACAGTTACAATAACACAAATTTGCTCACTGCAGCTGAAATCTTATTTAATTTACATCATGTAAAACATGGAAAATGTTATAGTTTTATGGTGAACATTATTTCTTAAGTAGACCTAGCTGTTCTGTAAAGCGTTTTAAAtcttattaaacaaacaaccaGTTATAATAAAGACACAGGCTTAGTCTATGTTAGGTGCATCTTTGTGTAACTGGTCTATTAGGTCAGTGCATATACATATGTGTCTTACAACACTTAGTGTTATTTTTCTGCCTTTCAGCCTGCCCCACAACCCCAACTACAAATggtgagtatttttttttctatgaaggCTTGGcaataataaaatctccaatATTCTGTTTTACTAAAAAGTCTGAGAATTCCGAAGTCCTGGCCTCATTACCTGGTCAGGATTTCATTTTCTGCAACCCATGAACATAAAATGTGAGCAGTAATTTATTTTGCTTGTTGATTCTTTAAGAGGACTTACTGTGCATGTAAGAAGGTTAGATGAAACAAAGGTAACCAAATAGATATATGTTTATGATCACTCCTGCAGTGCCGTCCCCCCGGAACAGTGGACATGCTGATGGTGTTGTTGCGGTCATATTTGTTGTTCTCTTTTGTAACCTCATCTTTATGTTGTAGAAGAGAATCTGACATCAAGAGTAAGAGTCACTTAAATCAGtttcattcattaaatattCAGCCATTTGTCTACAATAGAATTTGATAAAGTGAGTTTTCTGACAGCTTTCAATGTTTCATGTTGTGCACAGAGATATGTGAGAAGCCTGGTgcagatgtgacctcagccaaAGAATACCTCCTGAAGAAAACACTCTAATAAAGCTGCGTGTTACTGTTTTTACTCTTTGgatcataatatttttttttttaaagaacatccatccatccatcttctataccgcttatcctttcctcagggtcacggggaaaccggagcctatcccagggagcatcgggcacaaggcgggttacaccctggacagtgtgccaatccatcacagggcacaatcacatgaacactcacacacccattcatgcactgtggacactttagacacgccaatcagtccagattccatatatatatatatatatatatatatatatatatatatatatatagatatatagatatatagatatatatatagatagatatagatatagatatatagatatagatacatATATCAAAGCAAACcaatgactacatttcccatcctgcactgcagactacaaacatggccaccatggactacacttcccacacaccttcaccttctctggaattctaatcacacacacctcttgccaatttcacactcactcactcagctatataagagactttttTGAACACCATCACTTTGCGAAATTTGTGTGTTTCACCATACCAAGCGATCGTACCCtgtgcatttgcatccgtcctaaacTCCATTACGTGGATTACGTGACAGTTGAGAACCTCTGATTTGGCCAGcacataatttaattaattgagATGGATTGTATAGCCAAAATGATTACATGTATATTCTATATACATGATGTCTACTGCTCTACCATAAACTCAACTACTAGGTCTCCATGTTTCTTATAATTTAATTTTCGTTTTTGAGATATTGTAATACGCAATCTGTATACTCCCATACATGCCACCAGGGGCCAGCCTTTACCTGAGTTTTGAAACTCTGTGATGGTTATTCTCATATTGTTCACTTTAAAAACACATGGGTTTTTTAAATATGCTTAGCTTTGGAGGGAGACAACAAAGGAAGAAGTTCTACACGGGAACAGGGGTAGTCCAAGGTGGAATTGTTTCCCAAAAGACatactatacactgtacacttacactatgcactatacactggcatctagtgtatgaatttcagAAGGGTGGGATCATCTCAAATGGCTCACTTTCGGTATTGTACTATTCGGAGGTATATGCTGTTTCCTGGTCGAGGGCAAATTATGTCAAACGCACCTAATGCGATGGCGCTAGCATTAGCGAAATGGCCCAAAAGATAACAAAAATGAATTggtacattttactgtttatgttaatgtttcctTGTATGCCCAACAAGACCTCAGTCACCGTTAGACGGAGGCATAATTGTCTCCGCAGGCGAATTTTGCTTGCACAATTTAAAATCAACATATTAAGCTATGGTTTTGACTATGGCTGCTGGCAATGTAAACATCTTTTTTTACATTCAGCATCTGTGCCTGATAAAGACCCTCCCATCTGCTACATAAGGAAAGCTGTGACCATTGAGTGCATGAATTGTCCATCATTCCACGCTTCGTTTTTTTTCGGTTGAATGAGTGCACCATCCAGGAACTTAAAGAACTCAGTGTGAACACACCAATCACACTATTTATATTACAAAAGTGTCTGATTTGGGACGCACCTACAGATTTGTCGGCCTTGTTCCTGCTTGCCATTCTGATAGCGACCCTGGACTCTTTTTTGACTGTTGCTGTTTAATAAACTCTCCACAAATGAACCCTTACTCTGTGCCCGAGCCCTCACTGTTACACATATTAATTCAGTGTTTATCTAAAATGTTTGGTTAGATCATTGGTGTAAAATATGTTTGTATTAGTTTCATAATTGTTTTagaagtagttttttttttttaccgtctCTTTAAAGACTAAAAACTATGCCACActgttattatttctttatattttgctGCACAATACTTAAAACACCTTTACTGCAATCAATGTGATGGCAATACAGAAGTTGCAACACCTAAGAATGGTGTTATAAGGCTAATCGTGACATATAATAATGGGGAAAGCCCTTGGAATGGGGATTACCAGAGTAAGGGAAAGCAGTTCATGTTTTGACAATTCATGTTGGCAGCACGTGGGgttatgactataactgaacatTGGCTTGTAGTTGTCTTCAGGCTGGGATTTTTATCAGATTTGTGAAGTTTGAAGCAGAATGAACATTGTATGTCTGAGTCAATGTAAAAAATtatctactggcatgttttatgGGGGAAACCAGATAACCTTGTTGTTATTGCAAAATAATTTGCATATAGTACTTTATAGTATAAAATTGTAGaaaagtaatgatttataatcccattaTCAGGCACCAAGCCAGCTAACAACGGGACCTTATTTATCAGTGTTTCAGTAAAGTTGTCTAATGTCTAATCTGtgccaaacaaaaaaattcagaaacacTGATTTTCTTTGCACTTGCATGTATATGAATGCAATTTGCCACAAATTACACCCACAAAACTCTGTAAACTGCATGCTCACAGAGCTGAAATGAAGAGTAAACAGCAAAAATACATTatctaaatatattatttagcaCCTGAAAAGGCCAAAATCTGGAGCCAAATTATTGACAAGGTGAATTAGCTGTGAATTAAGTAAACTGAAAAGGAAAtgcatacaacacacacaatttccCCAGGGGGACCGGGCAAGGACAAGACACACCAACAACCACATACACTTCAGAGTTCGTGGCAGTGCAGGCCGATGTTCCTGGAAGAGGGTGTAACTCTGGGGGGTTACCAGGCTAAGAGAAGCCACACTGTTCTGCAATGTCTTTTGTTCAATGCAAAAATGCTTCAGATTAGATCATCAGTCTAAGAACAACATGTCTCCATCCAATGTAAGCATACATTTGTCCAGACATTACTGTGTCAttgcatttaattttatttaccatctctcacttgaaaaaaaatacaatagtAGAGAAAAGTAAATCTCAAGTGACCATGTGGGATCAAATCGAACCAGGGGTCAATTATCAAAGTATATACTACGTGTGTGTACGCACAGCTGTACAGAGTTAAATCCCACACAGCCTACATTACTCTGCTTCTGAACGGCCACATAAACCTCCACGACTGACAAATTGTTGCATGAAGCTGATTTTAGTTTTAGCATAAGTAggtttgttcttgttgttgttgttgttgttgttgttgttgtttagatTTTATGACTACATGTGTGCTATATATTGCCCAAATTTACATTGAGAAAACCCGTGATAGTGAAATTAATATGAAAATCCctcattatagttttattttccGCCGCCATATGTGGGCAAACGAAACAACCCGAACTTTATAATCCACATCTCAGGCGCAGAAACgtgcatttacacacaaaaatatacataaacacGACTTATAAAGACCCCAGACTTATATAAATGCAGTGTTTCCTCAAACGTAGTGTATaatacttcaaaaaaaaatagtgtttaTATCATGATTCTAACAAAGATCAAACTTCAATAATTGTAATATAACACGATTATGTacgtatgtatttatttatttatttatttattatttctaaatatattatttgaaGGAGTAGTATGCAAAATAGTTGATAATTatcgttattattttgttttatttatatatatatatatatatatatatatatatatatatatatatatatatatatatatatatatataaataataaacgaaataataattaactatataatataatagtctGGCTCTTTGTGTTGCCAGGGTGGTCCATGTATGAGCGCCAtgtatggctcgttggtctagggctATGATTCTCGCTAAGAGTGCGAGAGGTCCCTTGCGAAGTTATTTGCTTACTGTGCTCCATCAGGTAGGACAATCACTGGCGGTTCAGACATTGTGTTCGATTTAACACATATGGGCAGATCTTACAACACACCTGGATGATTATCTACTGGTTATTTATCAAGAAGGtcaggagtaaaaaaaaaaaaaaaaaaaatagcactcAAAATATCCGCTTACGTTCTTCATTACAAATTAGCAATTATtggaaataaaattattattggACACCAAGAGCcagattatatataaatatacatacaaatgTATGCATCTTGTTTTTAGACGATCTAATCTGAAGCATTTGCAGCTACACCCGCTTCCAGGAACATGATCCTGCACTGCCACAAACTCTTATGTGTATGTGGTTATTGGTGTTTTCTGTCCTCACCCCGTCCCCCCGGGGAAATTATGTATGTCGTATgcattttcaaaacatttccttTTCAGTTTACTTAATTCACAGCTAATTCATCTGGTCAATAATTTGGCTCCAGATTTTGGCCTTTTCAGgtgctaaataaaatattttgagaacgttttttttgttttgtttactcttcaTTTCACTTCAGGTTAAAGCTACaaagattaaaataatatatagccAAAGCTATGCCTAGGGAATGAGGAGCTACATAATAGACaacaatgtttgtttgtttttttgtttgtttgttttttggggggggggcggtTATAGATTTTGTTTATCTTCAAAATGCCTTtggaagagaaacaaaaaattGATAAGCACACATTTTTCAATCAAATACAAATCACACAAAAGGACGGGTAAGCGAACCATAAATTTAGTCAGTCACTGTTTAAACCAAAGGGTTACAACTTTTCTGTTGGATGAAACACCAGTCGGGGGTTAATGTGGTGTTTCCACGCGTGTGcgcgtgcttgtgtgtgtgctggtttgtatacaaaaacatgaaaataaatatacatttgcTAAAACGTAATTGCATTGCTTACAGTACATTTAatgccaacaacaacaaaaaaatctactAGCTTGAattgtgtcagtgtgtttaaaTGATCTTAATGCCCGTAATGGTGCAGTAGTGCGTCGTGTCATGGTCTAACTTCCCAGCGTGAAAGTCTTTGGTTCAAACCTGAGTTTCATTTTATTCCAGGGTTTAAAATAGACTTGATGAAATCTTATTGGCTGTCTACATTACTACACCCATAGGAATGTGTTTGGTGCTGCCTGTTCGGGTGGAGCCCTCTGACTGGGCCCTGTCGAGGAAGGCCCAGGAGCTGATGCAGGGTGAAGGGTGCACAGGGGATTTAGCTTGTGGTGGGATAGATGGGAACTCTTTTAAGCATACATCTACTCCTCCAGAGATCCATTCAGCTGCTGTTGGGCCTAGTATTTCCAGTCCTTTTTCCTCTTCTGGAGTGAGGGCTGGTGTAACTGCCTTCCACCAGTCTTAGCCATCTCTTTCCTCAGCTCTTCTTTTTGCCAGACTTGAGAAGTTATaccattttttcccctgatCTTAGTGTCAAATCTTTTAAAGACATTTGTTGAATTGCTTTGATAAAGCTTTGGAAATTATTccgtctttgtttgttttgtttttggtttcatTTCTTCCAACATTTCGGACAGTTCTTCTTTTGAGAAGTTTTCTTTGTGCCGCAGTTTGCCGTGCTTCTGGATTCACGCAGGAAAGGTTCATTGTGTGGCTATTTATATGCGAAAGGTTTATAACGCCTGTAAATCCTGTTTTCATAAATACcattcattttaataatgattcattattagtttatacagttattataattttcattataattattttttcaataaattttGGGTTTGTGTTGCTTGTGGTATAATAACGAGAAAATATGTGTAAAACGATGGTTAGGTTTTCGACTGGCGATGCTTTTTTCagggggtgttttttttccagctgcaGTCAACAAAGAACTACTTAAACACTTACAAAATAAGCTAAACCACCTTCGAAAAGGACTCCGGGAGTATTGGACGTTACTGACTATACGCCGGCACAATCGGCTAGTCTTTTCAAAGGAAAAGCAGATTATTTCCGCCAATATTTAGGTGGTAATAATAgcataatacatttacatttattcatttagcagacgattttatccaaagcgacttacaaatgaggaaatacaagcaaagcgatatatcaagcagagaacaatacaagtagtgctaccatacaagatccattaactgagttccagaagtgcgcagagtagaggtgtaagggcaattttttattttttttatttat
This genomic window from Ictalurus punctatus breed USDA103 chromosome 1, Coco_2.0, whole genome shotgun sequence contains:
- the LOC108266018 gene encoding uncharacterized protein LOC108266018 isoform X2, translating into MFLTAEIRRSHRGMLELCSGARWLIWMSPFAGDVLRARVVFICIYFLWLHKVEGNDCSAKSDPNGMTFHLLEDVASCNEYNWCVDNTVVANEDHFNDMMVLSKDRRSITFKTCPNNLTYKNVCNGKIINCPSCPTTPTTNVPSPRNSGHADGVVAVIFVVLFCNLIFML